The following nucleotide sequence is from Apium graveolens cultivar Ventura chromosome 4, ASM990537v1, whole genome shotgun sequence.
GAGCATGAGAGGAAGATTCATGCGTTGCCGAAACTTTAGGAACAGGCACTTCAGTATCATCTGTTTCAATATCTGCCACACCACCAACTTCAACATTTCACACAAGAATAGTGGACAACTCTACTGTGAAATATATCTATCCTATTGAATGTACAATTATAGCTAGGGCATGAATGAATTTGCAAGTGTAACAGCTGATTGGTGTATAGAGCTTGtaaatgaattaaaataatgTTCGATCTATGTGATCCTGATACAAGTATCAAAAACTTCGTAGCAAGATCAAATGAAAGCATGCAACAAGCATGGAGGAGGCTAATTACTGGAAGGAATTTTTGGTTCAGTACTTCTAAGAAATAAAGATGTTTTGTTATTGGATTGAACTATATAATAGGATAAGACACAAAGACAGTTCCATAAGCTCAACGTTGGTTTCGTTGAGATAATGCACTGAAATTCTTCAAGAATCAAAGTCAATCAACGTCTACATTGCTGATTATTCTTGACATGGGAACCTTGGTTTGATTTTTCAGCAGAGATCAAATTTAGAGGAtcaaatatttaatttaatgaaAGTAATAGATGGAGTCACAGAATTCTTTGAGCTCACGAGTTACACTATAAATTAGTTAACAGATGGCGGCATATAAACATTGCTACTTTACTCCAGATGGTACTTACTTTTTTGTGACTGAAAAAGAGTGGAAAACCAGCTTTTCTTCACAATTGATGTTTGTGGATGATAATGCAACTTAACATTGTCTCTTCTCCCTCCAGACATTCCTAGCAACTTGAAGCCATTACCTACAGTATAGATAAAAGCATAAGCAAATTACCAGTAGTGTTAGACCAGCTATTCAAGCATTCATATGTGAGAATTTGATCTCTGCCTGTATATAACATTTTCGTGACATCTCAGACCAAAGGGGAAACGAGAAGTTGAGTAAAAATAGATAGTATTAGCAATCTGCATAGACTATCCAAGTCTGTGTGTCCGTGAAATAATAGGGCATTGCAGGAACATGTCTGATAAACTAATAAACTATCAAATACGAAAATTAGAGAAATAGAAAGAAATGTAATGGCATCCTCTATTATTTGCCGTTTACGCACCTTTGTTCTTAATTAATAAAGTATCAGATAATTCTCTGCTGCAAACCGAATCAGTATCGCATCCAGTCATTTCACTCTGGACAATCTCTCCATCATCAAAAATTGTATGTGAGGGAGCTTCATCCCCAGAGGCATCTCCATTCTgtttattcatatttatataaaattgATCTTCAAGATTTTCCTTGCCTCCAGGTTTCCCCAAACAATTTTTTTGATGAGATGAGTTGTTAGTTCCGCCCTCTGTCGATCCTTCAGCGCCTGTTTTTACTGGTTCTCCACGATAATTGGTCTGAGCATGAGAGGAATATTCATGTATTTCTGAGACTGTAGGTATAAGCACTTCAGTGTCATCTGTTTCCACATCTGCAATACCATTAACTCCAACATTTCACACAAGCATAGTGGACAACAGTATTATGAAACATATCTATCCGATTGAGTGTACACTTAAAGCCAGGTCATGAATGAATCAAACCGAAAATATATTGAGAGTCTTCTAATGCAATGGATTTTCAAGTGAAATAGCTGATTGGTGTTTAGTGCTAGTAACTAGTAATTGAATTCAAATTGTGTCAATTTCTGTCATCTGGATACTAGTTACTAAAATTTCATAGCAAGATAACATGAAGGATGCAACAAGCTTGAAGGAGGCTAGTTAGCGAGAAGGAATTTTTGTGCAGTTCTTCCTACAAACTAGATGTTTTATAACTGGAATTGAACAATAGAATCGGGCACACAAAAGACATTTCCAGAAGCTTAGATTTGGTTCCAATGAGATATTGCACAAAAATTCAACATAATTTAAGGCCAACTAATGTCTACAGTGCTGATTATTATTGACACGGGAACCTTAGGTTGATTATTCAGCAGAGATAAAATATTTTGGAGGTTCAATATTTAATTTAATGAAAATGCTAGATGAAGTCACAGAACTTTTTGAGCTCACGAGATAGTATCTTTTACTATTAATTAGTTAAGAGATGGCGGCTTACATGCGTTGCTACTTTACTCCATAGTACTTACTTCTGTCTGACTGGAAAAGAGTGAAAAACCAGCCTATCTTCTCAATTGGTGTTTGTGCATTATCTTGCAAATTATCCTCGTGTCTTCTATCTCCAGATATTCCTAGCAACTTGAAGCCATTACCTACAATATTGATAGACGCATAAGCATATTACCGTATGAGGCCATGTATTTTAATAAGACAGTAAGTAAAACAATGTAACATAGATGAGGCACTGAATAGTGAATATATATTCTCAAACTTGGCAAATAATAGAATATTGGTACTTTCACCAGAACAATGTACACTCGTAATGTAAGCTTAAGCATGCTGAAATAAATATGATAAACGGAATTCTCCATTGCACGAACAATATTTACCTGCGGGAATGAAGATGCTAAAACAAGACAAGCATCCGAATACATCCGGCTCTTGATCTTTATCATAATTATTAGATGTAGGTGCGGCACTGCCATCCAAGCAAGAATCAACTGTACCGGGAGACGGATTTCTTGTTGTTGCCACTGATGCAGAAACGGGGTCAGACCCTGTACCTTCCTCTAATTTGTTACGCTTGCTGTCTTCACTTGAATATGGAAGTGTGCGTTTTCTTTTACGGATGATAACCCTCTTGGTGATACAAGATTTGCAGTTAGGACAATACAAGTCATGTGTTTCTTGTTCCCTCAATACTCTTTCAACATCCACATCTGTTGCTTCTTGATCGGTCTCATGTAGTCGGCTAGTATCTCCACTTCCTATTTCTTTGTAGGTAGAGAACTCGAAATTTTTGTTGTCTTCTTCAGGAGAAATTTCAGAAGGAAAGAAATTAGAACTAGACAAACTTTCGTGCTCCAATTGTTTCTCATGTGCAACTTTACTTTCCTGCCTCAAATGCTGTCCAATATCTGAACTCTGTTTTGTCACATCTAATATCCTTTCACCTTGAATTTCATCTTGACCAGTGTGTTTCATGCTACTTTGTCCACTTGAAAGTTGTCCGCCCGTGCATCCTGTACCTGAGAATAAATACAcgtttttacaattttgttttcaAATGTAAAGAGGAAATCACATACTTGAAATTGAAACCCCGTGTAAGCCTAAGAACTTAAACGTTACTAAAAACGCAGTTGTTTACTGTTATCCTCCATCTCGGATTTAAAATGTACTCATGAAATTCTCAAGTATGTAATATTAGTGATGGATATAGGTGATTCTATAGTCTCATTAACTGACCGATGAGCAGTATTGTATTCTTTGGGTCCTATGCGACAATATATATAATGTGCTTGATAGGTGACTGTAAAGTGGAGAAGGTGCTAAATACAGATTATTCAGATACTTTACAATAGGTAACTCAATTCCCCTTGATGTTTATTGCCTTACCTTCAAGGTCTTTTGGTTGAGTTTTAGTTTATTAATTCTTAAATCTAATTGAGACAAGGGACTGTACCTATCTGATGTGTAATGATGAGTGGAATAGAGAGTTCATAGTACTTGTGCTAATGATTCAGAGTGCAGGTAGCATAAATAAAAACAAGACAGAAGCTTTTCAGAATATTCAAGCTGCATGCACCATTTTGATGAGTAGAGAGTCCTATGTTCTTGAGAGAAGATAAGAACGTTTGAATGAATTTCACGACTAATTTCTATTATATGATTCTGCTGACCTTCAGTTTCATAAGAGAAACATGACCCTTGTTGATTGACAGTGTGGAAATGTGTTGGCTTTTGCAACGGTTGCTTAGAATTCTGAATATCATCACTAGAAACGCGTTCACCTTGGCAAGTCCAACAGCATTTTCGACATTTCCATAGTCCTTCAGACACAACAAAAAAATGGAACTGGATTAAATTTAGTACTTGTGTCATTTGTAACAACTCTTCGAGGTATGAACAATGGAACCGGGGAAAGTATACAGAAAACACAGTTCTTATGATCCTTGTTTCTACGACTCTGCAAGATATCCCACTTAATTACATAATGATTTGGTTGAGGAAGGTCTAGTGGATGAGTAAGGACATCTACAGTTCTAAACAACACTCTGACTATCTGCATTAAGTCTATCATCACTTAGATCGATTTTGAACATAAAATTTCGATCTTCAGTTCATGCAGACTGCATACTCTCAACACATTTTCCCTTTCGTTTTCTTAACTCATCTAAAACCATAAGGCATTAGAGAAGGACCCAAATGGATCATATACTATATTCTACACTAAGAAACCTTTaatttgttttataaaatagtcaCTGCAACTAAAACAACTAATGTGAACCCGACAAATGAGGCAAATCTTCCTTGGGTACCTTAATTAAAGCATCAAGTGAAGTAATTACAAATTCAGGACAGATAATCAAGAACTAAGAAGGTTTATATGTTTAggggtgagagagagagagggagagagggagagggagagggagagggagagggagggagaaagagagagagagagagagagagagagagagagagagagagagagagagagagagagagagagagagggccCATATACATGCATGTAAAATTTAGCAATCTTTCAAGTAATGAAGCACCTTCATCATTTTGATAATAAACAAATCTCTCTAAGCTTTTCGAATCaactt
It contains:
- the LOC141721486 gene encoding membrane protein of ER body-like protein codes for the protein MDKAEMKGELEEEVPLLEGLLVRRRSKSPTRHNLDYIEEDDMKNVDVNDGGVDDLVYAPPEEVQSSDCGGLEVSQDELKEKEEEEEVDSKSLERFVYYQNDEGLWKCRKCCWTCQGERVSSDDIQNSKQPLQKPTHFHTVNQQGSCFSYETEGTGCTGGQLSSGQSSMKHTGQDEIQGERILDVTKQSSDIGQHLRQESKVAHEKQLEHESLSSSNFFPSEISPEEDNKNFEFSTYKEIGSGDTSRLHETDQEATDVDVERVLREQETHDLYCPNCKSCITKRVIIRKRKRTLPYSSEDSKRNKLEEGTGSDPVSASVATTRNPSPGTVDSCLDGSAAPTSNNYDKDQEPDVFGCLSCFSIFIPAGNGFKLLGISGDRRHEDNLQDNAQTPIEKIGWFFTLFQSDRNVETDDTEVLIPTVSEIHEYSSHAQTNYRGEPVKTGAEGSTEGGTNNSSHQKNCLGKPGGKENLEDQFYINMNKQNGDASGDEAPSHTIFDDGEIVQSEMTGCDTDSVCSRELSDTLLIKNKGNGFKLLGMSGGRRDNVKLHYHPQTSIVKKSWFSTLFQSQKNIETDDTEVPVPKVSATHESSSHAQTNYDGDPVKTRHEGLTEGGTNNLPHQKVCSGKHGGKENLEDQLYMNMNKQNGDASGDEAPSHTIYDDGEIVQIEISGSKEGCDKVLSHSSKRFIEIDIHLAGSGELSNTSLSKDKVGDEITVETCQVEQLAAQRVQDLTEPAESGNLQNLETRIQINEQRGTSTEGIQGVEIIKSIVYGGLVESVTSLGVVSSAASSKVTTLNVFALGLANLIGGLFIIGHNLLDLKNDQKTEASDQSDKQIDKYHELLGQRRNFLLHAVLAILSYLIFGLLPPVVYGFSFQKSDNRDLKLLAAATVSLLGIIILAAGKAYVQRAPRSYVKTVAYYVVTALMTSGASYAAGDLINMFLEKFGVFQSSSVVTLPETLGTEPGWTSF